From one Solanum stenotomum isolate F172 chromosome 12, ASM1918654v1, whole genome shotgun sequence genomic stretch:
- the LOC125846420 gene encoding protein STRUBBELIG-RECEPTOR FAMILY 8 — MNRNSCKQDTLFPLLPVVVIVAVGFYSSFVAEGNTDPNDLQALQVLYASLNSPSQLSNWKSNGGDPCGESWKGITCQASSVVSIQIPDLGLNGTLGYMLNGFTSLKNLDMSGNNIHDSIPYQLPPNLTSLNLANNNISGNIPYSFAGMVTLSYLNLSHNSLSQTIGELFTNHSDLGALDLSSNNFSGDLPSSFSSLTNLSTLHLENNQLSGPLNILVGLPLTNLNVAKNHFNGWIPNELRSIPNFIYDGNSFANGPAPPPPPYTAPPPGRSRNNRSHSPPSSRARPGSDGQPSPENGDKKKGLTTGAIIGIALGSSLAILFALVALVFCFRRGKGKEIATRPSTGSLPVGTDKVSMEVQEQRATPVAAVADLKPPPTEKVTVEMIQGKNGSVRRGKSPITASAYTVAALQTATNSFSQENLIGEGSLGRVYRAEFPNGKIMVIKKIDSAALSLQEEDNFLEAVSNMSRLRHPNIVQLIGYCAEHGQRLLVYDHVANGSLHDMLHFADERSELLTWNARVRVALGTARALEYLHEVCLPSVVHRNFKSANILLDEELNPHLSDCGLAALTPNTERQVSSTQMIGSFGYSAPEFALSGIYTVKSDVYSFGVVMLELLTGRKPLDSSRVRSEQSLVRWATPQLHDIDALSKMVDPALNGMYPAKSLSRFADIIALCVQPEPEFRPPMSEVVQALVRLMQRASVVKRRSSDESAFTYKTPDHETVDMP, encoded by the exons ATGAATAGAAATAGCTGTAAGCAAGACACCCTTTTCCCCCTTTTGCCAGTAGTGGTGATTGTGGCAGTGGGGTTTTACTCATCTTTTGTTGCGGAAGGAAACACTGATCCGAATGACT TGCAAGCTCTTCAGGTCTTGTATGCTTCACTGAATAGTCCTTCACAGCTCTCTAATTGGAAGTCAAATGGTGGCGATCCCTGTGGTGAGTCTTGGAAAGGAATCACTTGTCAGGCCTCTTCTGTTGTTTCAAT TCAAATTCCTGATTTGGGACTCAATGGAACGTTGGGATACATGCTAAATGGTTTTACCTCGTTAAAGAACTT GGATATGAGCGGCAACAACATTCATGATTCTATTCCATATCAGCTTCCACCCAATCTCACTAGCCT GAATCTTGCAAACAACAATATAAGTGGCAACATTCCGTATTCCTTTGCTGGCATGGTTACACTTAGCTATCT GAATCTTAGCCATAACTCACTCTCTCAAACAATTGGAGAATTGTTCACCAACCACTCCGATCTGGGAGCCTT GGATCTGTCCTCGAATAATTTTTCTGGAGATCTCCCCTCTTCATTCAGTTCGTTGACCAATCTTTCCACACT TCATCTGGAAAACAATCAGCTAAGTGGCCCTCTCAATATCCTGGTTGGTCTACCTTTGACTAATTT AAATGTTGCAAAGAATCATTTCAATGGATGGATCCCGAATGAGCTCCGATCTATCCCTAACTTCAT ATACGATGGGAATTCCTTTGCAAATGGTCCAGCTCCTCCCCCACCACCATACACTGCACCTCCTCCTGGAAGATCTCGCAACAATCGTAGCCATTCTCCTCCTAGTTCACGTGCAAGACCAGGTTCTGATGGCCAGCCATCTCCAGAAAATGGTGATAAAAAAAAGGGATTGACAACTGGAGCTATCATTGGCATAGCTCTTGGATCTTCTCTTGCAATTCTTTTTGCTCTGGTAGCGCTTGTATTTTGCTTCCGGAGGGGCAAGGGCAAGGAAATTGCTACAAGACCCTCTACAGGAAGTCTTCCAGTTGGCACAGATAAAG TGAGTATGGAGGTACAAGAGCAAAGGGCGACGCCTGTGGCTGCTGTTGCTGACTTGAAGCCCCCACCTACCGAAAAGGTGACTGTTGAAATGATACAAGGGAAGAATGGATCTGTCAGGAGAGGGAAGTCTCCAATAACTGCATCAGCTTATACTGTTGCTGCATTGCAAACAGCAACAAACAGCTTCAGTCAAGAAAATCTCATTGGTGAAGGATCTCTTGGGCGTGTTTATAGGGCAGAGTTTCCTAATGGGAAG ATAATGGTCATCAAAAAGATCGACAGTGCAGCACTGTCACTGCAGGAGGAAGATAACTTTCTTGAAGCTGTCTCAAATATGTCAAGGCTGAGACACCCAAACATTGTTCAATTGATAGGATATTGTGCTGAGCATGGACAGCGTCTTCTGGTTTATGACCATGTTGCAAATGGTAGCTTGCATGATATGCTGCACTTTGCTGATGAGAGGAGCGAATTGCTTACTTGGAACGCCCGGGTTAGAGTAGCGCTTGGCACTGCTCGAGCTTTAGA GTACTTGCATGAAGTCTGTCTACCTTCTGTTGTACATAGAAACTTCAAATCCGCAAATATTTTACTAGATGAAGAGCTCAATCCCCATTTATCAGATTGTGGGTTAGCAGCTTTGACTCCAAACACAGAACGCCAG GTGTCATCCACACAAATGATTGGTTCATTCGGTTATAGCGCTCCTGAATTTGCTTTATCTGGAATATACACGGTAAAAAGTGATGTATATAGTTTTGGTGTGGTGATGTTGGAATTGTTGACAGGAAGGAAGCCACTTGATAG TTCAAGGGTGAGATCGGAACAGTCCCTTGTGAGATGGGCTACGCCTCAACTCCATGATATAGATGCCTTGTCAAAAATGGTTGATCCTGCACTAAATGGCATGTATCCTGCAAAGTCTTTGTCCCGTTTTGCTGATATTATTGCACTGTGTGTTCAG CCTGAACCAGAGTTTCGACCCCCAATGTCTGAAGTTGTGCAAGCACTGGTTCGGTTAATGCAAAGGGCGAGTGTGGTCAAAAGGCGATCCAGTGATGAATCAGCTTTCACATACAAGACTCCGGATCATGAGACGGTTGACATGCCATAG
- the LOC125846421 gene encoding O-fucosyltransferase 15-like: MTSRSNSFSNFSESSYDYDDKEQSTVPTSDRDEPLNPGHRNNSFNGLLGFTFGSKKMRKKKPFCQEKAIVGLALFVIAFVGMNWWMLSRIQNSGRASQVEFRFLEDNSSTLSIREELLRLGLGKGRKPQKTIYARLLAKAAHSLAEGQKKSEPKDLWAEPYFVASSWKPCAEQRQWLPSEGKNGYIIVTANGGINQQRVAVCNIVAIARLLDATLVLPRFLYSSVWKDVSQFGDIYQEEHFIDYLKPDIRVVRELPQELQSLDLEAIGSLVTDADVVKEAKPGFYKKYILPILHKNRVVHFLGFGNRLASDPLPPQVQRLRCRCNFHALKFVPKIEETGALLIRRMRQNVTRLGPLDRHLVGPFSKSMLKGERNRGEKVARYLALHMRFEIDMVAHSLCEYGGGEEERNELEAYREIHFPALVELKKTTKLPSPAALKAEGLCPLMPEETVLMLAALGFNRQTRIYLAGAHIYGGKSRLASLTTLYPNLVTKESLLSSSEIEPFMNFSSQLAALDFIVCTAADVFAMTDSGSQFSSLVSGFRVYFGGGKMATIRPNKRRLADIFVKNNTIDWRTFEQRVRKAVRQTKRVFSRPVGRSVYRYPRCKECMCNT; encoded by the exons ATGACTTCTCGCagcaattctttttctaatttctcAGAATCATCGTACGACTACGATGATAAGGAACAATCCACCGTTCCGACTTCGGATCGGGATGAGCCCCTGAATCCGGGTCACAGGAACAACTCGTTTAACGGGTTATTGGGTTTCACGTTCGGGTCCAAGAAGATGAGGAAGAAGAAACCCTTTTGTCAGGAAAAAGCAATTGTCGGGTTGGCTCTCTTTGTGATCGCTTTTGTCGGGATGAATTGGTGGATGCTTTCCCGGATCCAGAACTCGGGTCGGGCTTCTCAGGTTGAGTTCAGGTTCTTGGAAGATAATTCCTCCACTCTATCAATTCGG GAAGAACTGCTAAGGCTTGGGCTTGGCAAAGGGAGAAAGCCTCAGAAAACAATCTATGCACGATTGCTGGCTAAAGCTGCTCATTCCTTAGCTGAG GGACAGAAAAAATCCGAGCCAAAAGATTTGTGGGCTGAACCCTATTTTGTTGCTTCCTCTTGGAAACCTTGTGCTGAGCAGCGTCAATGGCTACCTAGtg AGGGAAAAAATGGTTACATTATTGTCACTGCAAATGGTGGGATAAATCAGCAGCGAGTAGCT GTCTGCAATATTGTTGCTATTGCAAGATTACTCGATGCAACCTTGGTTCTTCCGAGATTTCTGTACAGTAGTGTTTGGAAAGATGTGAG CCAGTTTGGCGATATCTACCAGGAGGAGCATTTCATTGACTACCTGAAACCTGATATTCGTGTAGTTAGAGAACTTCCTCAAGAGTTGCAGTCATTAGATCTAGAGGCCATTGGCAGTTTG GTGACAGATGCAGATGTTGTAAAAGAAGCAAAGCCAGGTTTCTACAAGAAAtatattcttcctattttacaTAAAAACAGAGTTGTCCATTTTCTTGGATTTGGGAATCGATTGGCATCTGACCCGTTACCACCTCAGGTGCAG AGACTTCGATGCAGATGTAATTTTCATGCTCTGAAATTTGTTCCAAAGATAGAAGAAACTGGAGCTTTACTTATACGGAGAATGCGTCAGAATGTTACACGTTTGGGACCCTTGGATCGTCACCTAGTGGGTCCCTTCTCAAAGTCTATGCTGAAGGGTGAACGAAATCGTGGAGAAAAAGTTGCTAGATATTTAGCTTTGCATATGAGGTTTGAAATTGATATGGTAGCTCATTCCCTCTGTGAATATGGTGGgggtgaagaagaaagaaatgaacTGGAAGCATATCGTGAAATCCACTTCCCTGCATTAGTGGAGCTTAAGAAGACCACGAA GTTGCCTTCCCCAGCAGCTCTAAAGGCTGAAGGATTGTGTCCTTTAATGCCTGAAGAGACGGTGCTAATGCTTGCTGCCCTTGGTTTTAATCGGCAGACACGCATATACTTGGCAGGTGCACATATCTATGGAGGCAAATCAAGATTGGCCTCCTTGACCACCTTGTATCCTAATCTGGTCACAAAGGAAAGCTTACTTTCCTCTTCCGAGATTGAACCATTCATGAATTTCTCATCTCAG CTAGCAGCACTGGACTTCATAGTTTGCACTGCTGCAGATGTGTTTGCCATGACAGACTCGGGAAGCCAATTTTCATCGTTAGTCTCTGGCTTCCGAGTATACTTTGGCGGAGGCAAAATGGCTACTATACGGCCAAACAAACGTAGACTGGCTGATATCTTTGTCAAGAACAACACAATAGACTGGAGGACATTTGAGCAAAGAGTGAGGAAAGCAGTTAGACAAACCAAACGGGTATTTTCACGACCTGTTGGGAGGAGCGTATACAGATATCCACGGTGTAAGGAATGCATGTGCAACACATAG